Within the Halobaculum limi genome, the region GTCCTCCTTCTTGGCGTCGAACTCCGCGACGCCGGCGATTTCGTCGATGATCCCCCGGCGCTCGTGGGGCGTCATGTTGATGATGTCGGTCACGTCGCCCTGCATCACGACGTTGTAGCCCTCGGGCGTGACGCCCGCCTGCGCGAGCAGATCCTGGATGTCCGAAAGGTTGACCGAGCGACCGTTGAGGTAGTAGTACGAGTAGTAGTTCTCCTCGGTCTCCTTCACCCGACGTTTGATCGTTATCTCCTCGACGTCGCCCACGTCGTCGCTGCCTGCGGCGGTGACGACCTGCGAACGGTCGAGCGTGCCGTCGTCGTTCGCGAGGACGACCTCAACGCTGGCTTCGCGGGCACCCGGCGGCCCGTCGCCGTCTTCGTAGCCGGGGTTGTAAATGAGGTCGGTCAGTTTCTCCGCGCGGATGCCGCGCGTTCGGGCGAGGCCGAGTGCGAACAACACCCCGTCGATGATGTTCGACTTGCCGGAGCCGTTGGGCCCCGTGATGACGGTGAAGTCCTCGTAGAAGGGGATCCGCGTCGGCCGCCCGAAGCTCTTGAAGTTGTCCAGGACGAGTTCCTTGATGTGCATACGTGTGTCTGGAGCGTGGTGTGTTCGCCGTGACGCTCTGCTCCGGGAGCGCCGCCGGTCCGCTTACGCGACGATGATGTCGTCGGAGTCGTCGTCTGCCGAGTCTTCGTCGGCGCCGTCGGCCGATTCGCTGTCCGCACCGCGGGCCGCCTTCTGTGCGTCGTCCTCGTCGTCGGCCATCACCTTCTCGTCGGTCTTCGTCGCCGACTCGTTCGGGACGAACTCGGCGTTCGGATTCCGACTCGGGGACGACTCCTCCTCAACGGTCGTCGCCTGTTCTAACTGCGAGATGCGCTCTTTCGCTTCGACCAGTTCCTCGGTCAGTCCGTCGACTGCTGCCTGCAACTCAGCGACCTGCGTTTCGAGGTCCTCGACCCGATTTCCCATACTCGCTCACGCGCAGCCAGCGGTATAAACCTGCGTCAGACAGACGGATGACCCACTACAGCCCCCGTATCGGCCGAATTCGGTAGATTACGCATCTCTACGAGCCTGTTCGAACCCCGACGCCGTAAACGCTTTCGTGCTATATCGAATCTGCGGGATCGGTGACGGGGGTGGCCGACCCGGCCGGTCGGCCGCGGTCAAGACGCTCCACCGTCGGCACCACCGGCTTTCATACGCGTACCCACGCACGAATCGCATAATGAGTACATACTCGATTCTGGTTCCGTCACTCCTCGCAGTCGCGGTCCTGTTGGCGATGAGTGCGTTCTTCTCCAGCAGTGAGTCGGCAATCTTCTCGCTCCCGGACGAGTGGACGCAGACCGCCACTGAGGATGATCCGAACGGGAGTACACTCCAGCGACTCCGCGAGGACCCACATCGCCTCTTGGTCACGTTGCTCGTCGGCAACAACCTCGTCAACATCGCCATCACCAGCATCGTGACGCTCCTCGTCGCTCGGTTCGTTCCGCCGGGCTTCACCGTCGTGATAGCGACGATTACTGTGAGCGTTCTCGTCCTCGTGTTCGGAGAGATCGTCCCGAAGTCCTACGGCTTGGGACACGCGGAGTCGTGGAGCCTCCGCGTCGCCCGTCCGATCTCGTACGTCGAACGGGTGCTGAGTCCACTCGTCGCGTTGTTCGATATCGTCACTCGACGCCTGACTCGCCGTCTCGGAGGCGACCAACAGATCGAGAAGCCGTATCTCGACGACTGAGCGACTCGACTTCGGGTGGGTACAGGGCTCACACGACCCGCGCGGACGGGCCGGCGACGCCTTCGAACCACAACCACCAAACGCGGCCCACGCCAACCCGCGGTCGATGAATACGCGCGCGCTTCGCGGAGTCCTCCTCGCGGGGCTGTTGTTCCTCGTCGTGCACGTGGGCGCAATCTCGCTGGCGCCCACGTTCGAGGCCGCCGGGTATCAGGCGGTCGAGAATCCGCAGAATCCGACCAACTCCGCCGCGTACGTCGGCGCGATCCTCGTCGTCACGGCGCTGATGCTCGCGGCGTTCAAGTACGACTTCGACTGGGCGGTTCGCCTCGTCATCGTCGGGTCGTCGGCGCTGCTGTCGTGGTACGTCTTCTCGGTGTACCTCCCGCAGATTCCGGCGCTCGCCGCCTCCGCGCTCGTCGCCGTCGCCCTCCTCGTGTACCCCGAGTGGTACGTCATCGACTCGGCGGGTGCGCTGATGGGCGCGGGCGCGGCGGGCCTGTTCGGCATCTCCTTCGGCATCCTCCCGGCGCTCATCCTGTTGACCGTCCTCGCGGTGTACGACGCCATCTCCGTGTACGGCACCGAGCATATGCTCGACCTCGCGGAGGGCGTCCTCGACCTCAACATCCCGGTCGTCCTCGTCATCCCGCTCGAGTGGTCGTATTCGCTGCTGTCGGAGGACGTCGGCGACGCGACAGAGGGAACCGAACCCGAAGACCGCGACGTCTTCTTCATCGGCCTCGGTGACGCCGTGATGCCCGCGGTGATGGCCGCGTCGGCCGCACGGTGGTCGCCCGCCCCCGCGTTCGGCCTGCCGGGCGTCCCCGCGATGGGGCTGCCGTCGCTGCTGTCGGTCGTCGGGATGTTCGTCGGCCTCGGCATCCTCCTGCGGATGGTGCTGAAGGGCCGCCCACACGCCGGGCTTCCCCTGCTCAACGGCGGTGCGATAACGGGCTACCTCGTCGGGTCGCTCGTCGCCGGCGTGTCGCTTGTCGAGGCGCTCGGACTCGCGCCGTATCTGTGAGCGAGCGTCCCGCGGGGTCGAGGAACCCGCTGTCGGATCCACGAGTTCGCGGGGGTGCCGGCGTCACGGTGCTGTTTCTCGTCGTCCAACTGCTCGCGCTCGGCGTCGCCCCGCGGCTCTTGGGGGCGGGTGTCAGCTACGGCGACGGCGGCGACGCACTGGTCCCACTCGTCATCGGCCTCGTCGTCGGCACGCTCCTGTCGCTGGCCGTCGTCAGGTTCGGAACCAGCGAACGGGTCGTCAGAGGGCTGATGCTCGTGTCACTCGGGACCGCACAGTGGTTCGCGTTCGCCGCGTTCCTCGGTGCGGTCCCCGGGGTCGTCGCGGCGGCGGTCGGAACGCTCCTCGCGTGGCGCGTCCCACGCCCGGTCGTTCGCAACGCCGCCGCGGTCATCGGCGTCGCCGGCGGTGCTGGGCTGTTCGGCGCGAGCCTCGCTCCCGTGTACGCCGCGGCGGCGTTGGTCGTCGCCGCCGGGTACGACGCCTACGCCGTCTACGGCTCCGGTTTTATGACCGACATCGCCGACGCGGGCGCAAAACTTCGCGTGCCGTCGATGTTCGTCGTGCCGACGGAAGACGGCTACGACGACTCCCGCCTCCGCGTCGGCGGGTCGGGAGCGCCCGCTGCGACGGTGCTGGGCGCTGGGGATGCGCTGTTTCCGGCGATGCTATCGGCGAGTCTCGCGGTCCACACCGTCGGTCCCGCGGTGGCTGTCGGACAGGTGAGCGTGTCGTCAGCGGCGCTCGCATCGGTGCTCGGCTCGCTCGTCGGCGTCGTCGCGCTCCAGGTGTTCGTCCACCGCCGCGCCGGCGTCCACGCGGGCCTGCCGTTCGTCAACGCCGGAGCACTCCTCGGCTGGGGTGGGTGGCTCCTGGTGACCGCGATCTGATCGGAGACTTCGACGAAGAGACTGTATGCAGGCGGGGCAACGTCGCCGCATTCTGCCGACAATTTTATTTCGTCGCTTTCCCGACCCGGACCTGCGGGA harbors:
- a CDS encoding DUF7518 family protein, whose amino-acid sequence is MGNRVEDLETQVAELQAAVDGLTEELVEAKERISQLEQATTVEEESSPSRNPNAEFVPNESATKTDEKVMADDEDDAQKAARGADSESADGADEDSADDDSDDIIVA
- a CDS encoding DUF21 domain-containing protein, translating into MSTYSILVPSLLAVAVLLAMSAFFSSSESAIFSLPDEWTQTATEDDPNGSTLQRLREDPHRLLVTLLVGNNLVNIAITSIVTLLVARFVPPGFTVVIATITVSVLVLVFGEIVPKSYGLGHAESWSLRVARPISYVERVLSPLVALFDIVTRRLTRRLGGDQQIEKPYLDD
- a CDS encoding presenilin family intramembrane aspartyl protease PSH, whose amino-acid sequence is MNTRALRGVLLAGLLFLVVHVGAISLAPTFEAAGYQAVENPQNPTNSAAYVGAILVVTALMLAAFKYDFDWAVRLVIVGSSALLSWYVFSVYLPQIPALAASALVAVALLVYPEWYVIDSAGALMGAGAAGLFGISFGILPALILLTVLAVYDAISVYGTEHMLDLAEGVLDLNIPVVLVIPLEWSYSLLSEDVGDATEGTEPEDRDVFFIGLGDAVMPAVMAASAARWSPAPAFGLPGVPAMGLPSLLSVVGMFVGLGILLRMVLKGRPHAGLPLLNGGAITGYLVGSLVAGVSLVEALGLAPYL
- a CDS encoding presenilin family intramembrane aspartyl protease; amino-acid sequence: MSERPAGSRNPLSDPRVRGGAGVTVLFLVVQLLALGVAPRLLGAGVSYGDGGDALVPLVIGLVVGTLLSLAVVRFGTSERVVRGLMLVSLGTAQWFAFAAFLGAVPGVVAAAVGTLLAWRVPRPVVRNAAAVIGVAGGAGLFGASLAPVYAAAALVVAAGYDAYAVYGSGFMTDIADAGAKLRVPSMFVVPTEDGYDDSRLRVGGSGAPAATVLGAGDALFPAMLSASLAVHTVGPAVAVGQVSVSSAALASVLGSLVGVVALQVFVHRRAGVHAGLPFVNAGALLGWGGWLLVTAI